A genomic window from Populus nigra chromosome 7, ddPopNigr1.1, whole genome shotgun sequence includes:
- the LOC133698387 gene encoding protein GID8 homolog, giving the protein MAMSKKVITREEWERKLNDVKIRKEDMNKLVMNFLVTEGYVDAAEKFQMESGAEPDIDLATITDRMAAKKAVQCGNVEDAIEKVNDLNPEILDTNPQLFFHLQQQRLIELIRNGKVNEALQFAQEELAPRGEEDHSFLEELERTVALLAFEDVSNCPVGDLLDISQRLKTASEVNAAILTSQSHEKDPKLPSLLKMLLWAQNQLDEKAAYPRIKNLSTAMLEDPAV; this is encoded by the exons ATG GCTATGTCAAAAAAGGTGATTACAAGAGAAGAGTGGGAAAGAAAGCTTAATGATGTAAAAATTAGGAAAGAAGACATGAATAAATTGGTGATGAACTTTCTTGTTACGGAAGGTTACGTGGACGCTGCTGAGAAATTTCAGATGGAATCTGGAGCTGAAC CAGATATAGATCTTGCAACTATTACAGATCGAATGGCTGCTAAGAAGGCTGTGCAGTGTGGAAATGTTGAGGATGCGATTGAGAAAGTGAATGATTTAAATCCTGAG ATACTGGATACAAATCCGCAACTGTTTTTCCATCTCCAGCAACAGAGATTGATAGAACTGATTCGCAATGGCAAAGTAAATGAGGCTTTGCAGTTTGCTCAGGAGGAACTTGCTCCAAGGGGAGAAGAAGAT CATAGCTTTTTAGAAGAACTGGAGAGGACTGTTGCGCTGCTGGCTTTTGAAGATGTTTCTAACTGCCCTGTTGGAGATCTTTTGGATATTTCACAACGCCTTAAGACAGCAAGTGAGGTGAATGCAGCTATCCTTACAAGCCAGAGTCATGAAAAAG ATCCAAAGCTTCCAAGCTTGTTAAAAATGTTGCTATGGGCTCAGAACCAACTTGATGAGAAAGCTGCATATCCTCGAATAAAGAATTTATCTACTGCCATGCTCGAAGACCCTGCAGTTTGA
- the LOC133700149 gene encoding uncharacterized protein LOC133700149 codes for MGSLPSPPQATTPPSSPESSPSSYRVYASFCHKNVSNWIECYNPSNNTWSYVSSVPNLIENHVLKGFAMVTLGDSIYIIGGLLCRRVQAPNSIDESDEFIDVGVEVLPSVLRYNVCSNQWSQSAPLGEPRCDFACAICENKIYVAGGKSSLASRRGISCAEVYDPILNAWSPLPSMSTLRYKSVGVTWRGKIHVVGGFAMRRDSDKTVPFITERSSAEVYDPRTEKWDLVAGMWQLDVPPNQIVEVDGSLFSSGDCFKAWKGYIEAYDGKLKIWNVVDGSHLQTLNSPISPSDDNNENWPPTQRIYLTMAPIGTRLFFLAGYRKAGELSRIMSTALIFDTTATRRAWASSEPMEEEGVKELCSHCCVVRISETTVASEVTI; via the coding sequence ATGGGTTCGCTTCCTTCTCCTCCCCAAGCAACAACACCACCTTCATCGCCGGAATCTTCTCCTTCTAGCTATAGGGTCTATGCCTCATTCTGCCACAAGAATGTTTCCAATTGGATAGAATGTTACAATCCATCAAATAACACGTGGAGTTATGTTAGCTCAGTTCCTAACCTGATTGAAAACCATGTCTTGAAAGGTTTTGCAATGGTTACATTAGGCGATTCAATTTACATAATTGGAGGATTATTATGTCGCAGGGTGCAAGCTCCTAACAGTATCGATGAGTCTGACGAATTTATCGACGTCGGTGTTGAGGTGCTACCATCGGTTCTTCGCTACAATGTTTGTTCTAACCAATGGTCTCAAAGTGCACCCTTAGGCGAGCCACGGTGCGATTTTGCTTGTGCTATATGCGAGAATAAAATTTACGTGGCAGGAGGCAAGTCCAGTTTGGCAAGTAGAAGGGGAATTTCTTGTGCCGAGGTATATGATCCAATCCTTAATGCGTGGAGCCCTCTGCCGAGTATGAGCACATTGAGGTACAAAAGTGTAGGTGTGACATGGCGAGGTAAAATCCATGTGGTAGGGGGGTTTGCCATGAGAAGGGACTCCGATAAGACGGTGCCGTTTATAACCGAAAGGAGCTCCGCTGAAGTGTACGATCCACGAACAGAAAAGTGGGATCTAGTGGCAGGAATGTGGCAATTAGATGTGCCTCCTAATCAAATTGTGGAAGTTGACGGGAGCCTGTTTAGCTCCGGTGATTGCTTCAAAGCATGGAAAGGTTACATTGAAGCCTATGATGGGAAGCTCAAAATATGGAATGTTGTTGATGGATCACATTTGCAAACTCTCAACTCACCAATTTCACCTTCAGATGACAACAATGAAAATTGGCCACCAACCCAACGAATATACCTCACTATGGCACCAATTGGGACTCGATTATTTTTCCTGGCAGGCTATAGGAAGGCTGGGGAATTGTCACGTATAATGTCCACGGCCCTTATTTTTGACACTACAGCAACTAGACGTGCATGGGCGAGCTCTGAGCCCATGGAAGAGGAGGGGGTGAAGGAACTTTGTAGCCATTGTTGCGTAGTTAGAATTTCTGAAACGACAGTTGCAAGTGAAGTGACAATCTAA
- the LOC133698750 gene encoding uncharacterized protein LOC133698750 isoform X1, with translation MVAHDGGYNVWPPAEAPLLNVQREDQHWRHFDNSVNAVSFGFVATAILISMFLVMAIFERFLRPTSGTGSQGDLESQMGFNSKFGHPSPKMTVYTNGVSVLMPGDNIPTFIAYLAPVPCPPERISYLHDQQHIDSFPIPTVNPDTNSSSSSILSQQN, from the exons atggTTGCACATGATGGTGGCTATAATGTTTGGCCACCAGCAGAAGCTCCATTGTTGAATGTGCAAAGAGAGGATCAACACTGGAGACATTTTGACAATTCAGTTAACGCTGTGTCTTTTGGGTTTGTAGCTACTGCCATTCTCATTTCAATGTTCTTGGTTATGGCCATCTTTGAAAGGTTTCTTAGACCCACTTCAGGTACAGGTAGCCAAGGTGATCTCGAGTCTCAAATGGGGTTCAATTCCAAGTTTGGACACCCTTCACCGAAA ATGACTGTATATACAAATGGAGTTTCTGTGTTGATGCCTGGAGACAATATTCCTACCTTCATAGCATATCTAGCACCGGTGCCCTGTCCTCCCGAACGAATTTCCTACCTTCATGATCAACAACATATCGATTCATTTCCGATTCCCACTGTGAACCCTGACACAAACTCAAGCTCAAGTTCGATATTATCTCAACAAAACTAG
- the LOC133698750 gene encoding uncharacterized protein LOC133698750 isoform X3: MCKERINTGDILTIQLTLCLLGSQGDLESQMGFNSKFGHPSPKMTVYTNGVSVLMPGDNIPTFIAYLAPVPCPPERISYLHDQQHIDSFPIPTVNPDTNSSSSSILSQQN; this comes from the exons ATGTGCAAAGAGAGGATCAACACTGGAGACATTTTGACAATTCAGTTAACGCTGTGTCTTTTGG GTAGCCAAGGTGATCTCGAGTCTCAAATGGGGTTCAATTCCAAGTTTGGACACCCTTCACCGAAA ATGACTGTATATACAAATGGAGTTTCTGTGTTGATGCCTGGAGACAATATTCCTACCTTCATAGCATATCTAGCACCGGTGCCCTGTCCTCCCGAACGAATTTCCTACCTTCATGATCAACAACATATCGATTCATTTCCGATTCCCACTGTGAACCCTGACACAAACTCAAGCTCAAGTTCGATATTATCTCAACAAAACTAG
- the LOC133698750 gene encoding uncharacterized protein LOC133698750 isoform X2 translates to MCKERINTGDILTIQLTLCLLGTGSQGDLESQMGFNSKFGHPSPKMTVYTNGVSVLMPGDNIPTFIAYLAPVPCPPERISYLHDQQHIDSFPIPTVNPDTNSSSSSILSQQN, encoded by the exons ATGTGCAAAGAGAGGATCAACACTGGAGACATTTTGACAATTCAGTTAACGCTGTGTCTTTTGG GTACAGGTAGCCAAGGTGATCTCGAGTCTCAAATGGGGTTCAATTCCAAGTTTGGACACCCTTCACCGAAA ATGACTGTATATACAAATGGAGTTTCTGTGTTGATGCCTGGAGACAATATTCCTACCTTCATAGCATATCTAGCACCGGTGCCCTGTCCTCCCGAACGAATTTCCTACCTTCATGATCAACAACATATCGATTCATTTCCGATTCCCACTGTGAACCCTGACACAAACTCAAGCTCAAGTTCGATATTATCTCAACAAAACTAG
- the LOC133698742 gene encoding uncharacterized protein LOC133698742, which translates to MGCCVSTDNNEPSKIKKQQHFQVGSESLKPTKSPPPSLYQEETVKEVLSETPKPKPPKNPIKNPHQENGPQHQEVHEKEGIHFDPAFLDEIKIQENKFKKISKEEVHHQGQISEHDESEVCSLSYSESISTTTTTNNNDKRDYYYDDDDDEVKQRVSRSPLPPRNRVSGELGPRKDRVVGKSPTRRITEQSPSKRNGAINGGSVRLVQSREMGSGQAGVRRGSRPEPKKRDPGEGSARRSRSPATNRSVMGRSPSTRRTNQSPGRIRKEAHEGVGNGSMDNGMEAKWPSSCNVANGTTNDESLENPLVSLECFIFL; encoded by the coding sequence ATGGGGTGTTGTGTTAGCACCGACAACAATGAACCTTCAAAGATTAAAAAGCAGCAACATTTTCAAGTAGGATCTGAATCTTTGAAGCCAACTAAGTCACCACCTCCTTCACTTTACCAAGAAGAAACAGTAAAAGAAGTCCTCTCTGAGACTCCCAAACCCAAACCACCAAAAAATCCCATAAAGAATCCCCATCAAGAAAATGGCCCACAGCATCAAGAAGTCCACGAGAAGGAAGGTATCCACTTTGACCCAGCATTTCTTGATGAGATCAAGATTCAGGAAAACAAGTTCAAGAAAATCTCAAAAGAAGAAGTTCATCATCAAGGTCAGATCTCCGAACACGATGAATCTGAAGTTTGCAGCTTGAGCTATAGTGAAAGCATttcgacaacaacaacaacaaacaacAATGACAAAAGGGattattattatgatgatgatgatgatgaagtgaAGCAAAGAGTGTCAAGATCTCCACTGCCACCAAGAAACCGGGTTTCAGGTGAACTGGGTCCGAGAAAAGACCGGGTCGTGGGCAAGTCACCCACCCGGAGAATAACAGAACAGTCACCAAGCAAGAGAAACGGTGCAATCAATGGAGGATCAGTTAGGTTGGTTCAAAGCAGGGAAATGGGTTCGGGTCAAGCGGGAGTTAGGAGGGGCTCGAGACCAGAGCCGAAAAAGAGAGACCCGGGTGAAGGGTCAGCGAGAAGGTCCAGGTCCCCTGCCACGAATAGATCTGTAATGGGTCGAAGCCCGTCCACAAGAAGGACAAATCAATCCCCAGGTCGGATCAGGAAGGAAGCGCATGAGGGTGTTGGTAATGGTAGCATGGATAATGGCATGGAGGCTAAGTGGCCAAGCAGCTGTAATGTTGCTAATGGGACTACAAATGACGAGTCGCTAGAGAACCCACTTGTGTCTCTTGAAtgttttatctttctttga